A region from the Rosa rugosa chromosome 6, drRosRugo1.1, whole genome shotgun sequence genome encodes:
- the LOC133715687 gene encoding pentatricopeptide repeat-containing protein At5g16420, mitochondrial-like — protein sequence MLLRRNLSPKPFSLLHSITAVPFSTSTSSAVDFLHSYTVTPPIQDWPHHLHPKRLISLITREPKLDLALQIFHHASKYHPGNDYDTYHAIIRRLLRSRAFHLIDPLLSDLRASNLRCSEDLFISLIRNYGVVSRPKLAFKTFITIPKFGVKRSVRSLNALLNALVQNHEYRLVHSVFRNCRERFGVAPNVFSCNILIKALCKRNDLETAHQVLDEMPAMGFVPNVVTFTTILGGYVSRRDMVGAKRVFGEILDRGWFPDVTTYTILMDGYVKQGKLAEAIKVMDEMEDNGVGANEVTYGVMIEAYCKEKKSGEAVNLLDDMVQKRYIPSSALCCKVIDVLCCEGKVEDACVLWKRLLKKNCRPDNAVLGTLIYWLCKKGEVWEARKLFDQFETSEPPDVMTYNVLISGMCEVGELCEAGRLWDDMVEKGYSPNSFTYNVLIKGFCKIGKAKEGIRILDEIFEKGCLPNKSTYAMLIEGLCDSGEEAEITTVISMAMSSGHIDSDSWELFLTKVIGDLDSGESVLNRILLENAD from the coding sequence ATGCTGCTGCGACGGAACCTCTCCCCCAAACCCTTCTCTCTTCTCCACTCAATCACCGCCGTCCCcttctccacctccacctcctccGCCGTCGATTTCCTCCACTCCTACACCGTCACCCCTCCGATCCAAGACTGGCCCCACCACCTCCACCCAAAGCGCCTCATCTCCCTCATCACCCGCGAGCCCAAACTCGACCTCGCCCTCCAAATCTTCCACCACGCCTCCAAATACCACCCCGGCAACGATTATGACACCTACCACGCCATCATCCGCCGCCTCCTCCGCTCCCGCGCTTTTCACCTCATCGACCCCCTCCTCTCCGACCTCCGCGCCTCCAATCTCCGATGCAGCGAAGACCTCTTCATCTCCCTAATCCGCAACTACGGCGTCGTTTCACGCCCCAAACTCGCATTCAAGACATTTATCACCATTCCGAAATTCGGCGTCAAGCGATCCGTGAGGTCCTTGAATGCTTTGCTGAACGCTTTGGTTCAGAATCACGAGTACAGATTGGTTCACTCGGTGTTTCGGAACTGTAGGGAGAGGTTCGGGGTGGCGCCGAATGTGTTTAGTTGTAATATATTGATCAAAGCACTGTGCAAGAGAAATGATTTGGAGACTGCACACCAGGTGCTCGACGAAATGCCTGCGATGGGATTTGTGCCCAATGTGGTGACTTTTACTACCATTTTGGGTGGTTATGTGTCGCGGCGCGATATGGTTGGTGCCAAGAGGGTGTTTGGTGAGATTTTGGACAGAGGGTGGTTTCCTGATGTGACTACATATACTATATTGATGGATGGGTATGTGAAGCAGGGGAAGCTGGCTGAGGCTATTAAGGTCATGGATGAGATGGAGGATAATGGGGTTGGCGCCAATGAGGTTACTTATGGGGTTATGATTGAAGCTTATTGTAAGGAGAAGAAGTCGGGTGAAGCGGTTAATTTGCTTGATGATATGGTGCAGAAGAGGTATATACCGAGCTCGGCGCTCTGTTGTAAGGTGATTGATGTGTTGTGTTGCGAAGGGAAGGTGGAGGATGCTTGTGTACTGTGGAAGAGGCTTTTGAAGAAGAATTGCAGGCCGGATAATGCCGTATTGGGCACACTCATATACTGGCTTTGTAAGAAGGGAGAAGTGTGGGAAGCCAGGAAATTGTTTGATCAGTTTGAGACGAGTGAGCCTCCGGACGTCATGACTTACAACGTGCTTATTTCTGGAATGTGTGAAGTGGGGGAGTTGTGTGAGGCAGGGAGGTTATGGGATGACATGGTGGAGAAAGGAtattctccgaattcatttacATATAATGTATTGATCAAAGGATTCTGTAAGATTGGAAAAGCGAAGGAGGGAATTAGGATTTTGGACGAGATATTCGAAAAAGGCTGTTTGCCAAACAAGTCTACTTATGCTATGTTGATTGAGGGGCTCTGTGATTCAGGAGAGGAAGCTGAAATCACTACAGTAATATCTATGGCAATGTCAAGTGGACACATTGACAGTGATTCCTGGGAGCTTTTCCTTACAAAGGTTATTGGTGATTTGGATTCTGGGGAAAGTGTTCTAAACAGAATACTGCTGGAGAATGCTGATTAG
- the LOC133717562 gene encoding probable copper-transporting ATPase HMA5 produces the protein MKNIVLREFYELVAAAEVNSEHPLAKAIVEYAKKFREDEENPAGPEAHDFASITGHGVKAIVQGREIIVGNKSLMVDQNIAVPLDAEDYLAEAEGLAQTGILVAIDGEVAGVLAISDPLKPGAQEVITILKSMNVRSIMVTGDNWGIANSIANEVGIDTVIAEAKPDHQKAEKVKELQASGYTVAMVGDGINDSPALVAADVGMAIGAGTNIAIEAADIVLMKSRFPLYFL, from the exons ATGAAAAATATTGTGCTTCGAGAATTCTATGAACTTGTTGCTGCAGCTGAG GTTAACAGTGAACACCCCTTGGCCAAGGCCATTGTTGAGTATGCCAAAAAATtcagagaagatgaagagaatcCAGCCGGGCCAGAAGCGCATGACTTTGCCTCCATTACTGGTCACGGGGTGAAGGCTATTGTTCAGGGCAGGGAAATAATTGTGGGGAACAAGAGCTTGATGGTGGACCAGAACATTGCAGTTCCACTCGATGCAGAAGACTACCTAGCAGAAGCTGAAGGGCTGGCTCAAACTGGGATTCTAGTAGCCATAGATGGAGAAGTGGCTGGAGTTCTAGCAATATCTGATCCACTGAAACCAGGTGCTCAAGAAGTAATTACCATACTCAAGTCAATGAATGTTAGAAGCATAATGGTGACAGGTGACAATTGGGGAATTGCAAATTCTATTGCCAATGAAGTTGGTATTGATACTGTTATAGCCGAAGCGAAACCTGATCACCAGAAAGCAGAGAAAGTGAAGGAATTGCAG GCTTCAGGCTACACTGTGGCGATGGTGGGAGATGGCATCAATGACTCACCAGCACTTGTGGCAGCAGATGTAGGAATGGCAATTGGTGCTGGCACTAACATTGCAATTGAGGCAGCAGACATTGTGCTAATGAAGAGTAGGTTTCCTCTTTATTTTCTGTAA
- the LOC133715236 gene encoding uncharacterized protein LOC133715236 — protein MGSCVCLRQHCCYGGLGGAFQRRGLSSLFRKGVVAPGLTAPFYQYHRNRRRVEACVSTGFKEQELRSPDLVALEYADLNLTHNVSQELGHVRIRQHVNPLSSSLSVPVEVPDWNQVFRDPTLPLMVDIGSGSGRFLMWLAKRNLVVRNYLGLEIRQKLVKRADVWVKELGLSNIHFMYANATTSFNQLVSTYPGPLMLVSILCPDPYFKRKHHKRRVVQMPLVDSIVNNLAPHGQVFIQSDVLDVALEMRNQFDSLPHVLKHIDEIESSVLCDGEGWLLSNPMGKRTEREIHAEFEGAKIYRRVYQKQVQKALG, from the exons ATGGGTTCTTGCGTCTGCTTACGTCAGCACTGCTGCTACGGTGGTTTGGGCGGTGCATTTCAAAGAAGGGGTCTTTCTAGTCTGTTTCGAAAAGGGGTTGTTGCCCCAGGTTTAACGGCGCCGTTTTATCAGTATCACAGGAACAGAAGAAGAGTGGAGGCCTGTGTTTCTACTGGGTTTAAGGAACAAGAGCTGAGGAGCCCGGACCTTGTGGCCTTGGAATATGCTGATCTTAATCTCACCCACAATGTTTCCCAG GAACTGGGTCACGTCAGAATTAGGCAACATGTGAATCCTCTTAGCTCTTCTTTATCT GTGCCTGTGGAAGTGCCTGATTGGAATCAAGTGTTCAGGGACCCAACATTGCCGCTCATGGTGGACATTGGAAGTG GTAGTGGTAGATTTCTCATGTGGCTGGCGAAAAGAAACTTAGTTGTGAGGAATTATTTGGGACTGGAAATAAGGCAGAAA CTTGTCAAACGTGCTGATGTCTGGGTTAAAGAGCTGGGTCTTAGTAATAT ACATTTCATGTATGCAAATGCCACTACTTCATTTAATCAACTGGTGTCTACCTACCCTGGACCACTGATGCTTGTTTCAATCCTG TGCCCAGATCCGTATTTTAAGAGAAAGCATCACAAGAGACGGGTTGTACAGATGCCTTTAGTAGATTCCATTGTGAATAATTTAGCTCCCCACGGACAG GTGTTTATACAGTCCGATGTACTTGACGTCGCACTTGAGATGAGAAACCAATTTGATTCTCTGCCCCATGTTCTGAAGCACATAGATGAAATTGAATCCAGCGTGCTGTGTGACGGTGAGGGATGGTTGTTGAGCAATCCAATGGGAAAAAGGACGGAAAGAGAAATTCATGCTGAATTTGAAGGGGCAAAAATTTACAGGAGAGTGTACCAGAAGCAGGTACAGAAGGCTCTTGGATGA
- the LOC133715237 gene encoding uncharacterized protein LOC133715237 produces MVMAMLLSPLKPLAYSTSAFSQDPSSSYRPAVLLPGLGNNSADYKKLEITLRGYGVSTVVAKVARIDWLRNAAGLVDPNYWRGTLSPRPVLDWYLKRMDEAVKEAKELAQGGPLSLVGHSAGGWLARLYMEEYGKSDISLLLTLGTPHQPPPKGVSGVIDQTRGLLYYVEKNCSKAVYTPELKYVCIAGRYLQGARLFGNSSESVDSAIPIESLEHSSEVAVINDVSTSTSTTPTLRARFVGQGYKQVCGQADVWGDGVVPEVSAHLEGALNISIDGVYHSPVGSDDILRPWYGSPAIVEQWIHHLMS; encoded by the exons ATGGTGATGGCTATGCTTCTATCACCATTGAAACCCTTGGCCTACTCCACTTCTGCATTTTCTCAAGACCCATCATCATCATACAGACCAGCTGTTCTTCTTCCA GGTTTGGGGAACAACTCAGCTGACTACAAGAAGTTGGAGATTACATTGAGAGGGTATGGAGTGTCCACAGTGGTTGCTAAGGTGGCAAGAATTGATTGGCTGAGGAATGCAGCCGGTTTGGTGGACCCGAATTACTGGCGGGGAACTCTCAGTCCTCGTCCTGTGCTTGATTG GTATTTGAAGAGGATGGATGAGGCTGTAAAAGAGGCAAAGGAGCTAGCACAAG gtGGACCTTTATCCCTAGTTGGACATTCAGCAGGAGGATGGCTTGCACGTCTCTACATGGAAGAATATGGGAAATCAGATATTTCCCTGTTATTGACTCTTGGAACCCCCCACCA ACCACCTCCAAAAGGTGTGTCAGGGGTTATTGATCAAACAAGGGGACTCCTGTATTATGTTGAAAAGAATTGCTCAAAAGCTGTTTACACTCCTGAACTGAAATATGTATGTATCGCTGGGAG GTATCTCCAAGGTGCTCGCTTATTTGGCAACTCAAGTGAAAGTGTTGATTCTGCAATTCCAATAGAGAGTTTAGAACACTCATCAGAGGTTGCTGTTATAAATGATGTGAGCACTTCAACATCAACCACACCCACTTTGCGTGCACGCTTCGTGGGGCAAGGGTACAAGCAG GTTTGTGGGCAGGCAGATGTTTGGGGTGATGGAGTTGTACCAGAAGTATCAGCTCATCTGGAGGGTGCACTCAATATTAGCATAGATGGTGTTTACCACTCACCAGTTGGTTCAGATGATATCTTAAGACCGTGGTATGGGTCTCCCGCAATTGTTGAGCAATGGATACATCACCTCATGAGCTAA